The Arthrobacter alpinus genome contains a region encoding:
- a CDS encoding putative toxin, which produces MVFSIRRALRAYLVATSVVALLVVALVAGMLSGAEPSAAVSGPSSSDASLPLSPAVDAAGVVRLWKSGGETTREAAKAALQGGPEQIQAFIAGGQHDSLNQDYRLMTLKLTLFGGKTVRTKAQEALDTNTDTSLREFVATGWKQAWLTDDRLETYQFLNTGTPQVKKAAQKALNAGTEAAVQDFILTGQEVASTTDNRMSAYQLQASGSPSVQTAAAAALNSSTPNAVQDFLRYGQFVAASHDIETATISQLAAQAKSASDLSTTQMALAQKSADQAVDAARMAKQATARAAQEAAAAKASAAKAGAAASRAASLADQAALAADIAVNAAQAAHEAMLAAANAAANAAAATARANNAAAAAQNSAAAAASDASQAAAAKAAAVQARDAATNAKKAVDAVAAAITAVEQSLIAANSASSAGGHSQAAAASAMAASNEAGVSAEQAAHARAAAGRAAAAADRAEQATQRVIALANETKTVAEEARKAASEAITHANNAAAAADDAAAHAGVAATAAAKSQQAATAAKSAADAASAAVAQAKTVEATARKVDAARLTAEKDFGIKRAQAAADIEATRLHEEKMRAQAATTAAAQTDSLVTKLTTPGADLDQLIPEARIALVGLMQVGGPWVQAGAQNAITGTNEQIKEYFTEGRSVAVEQDEWDEALTYVASDNADISYAAEEAMETSPEDITEFLTTGHQAIENPIQRQAAYKIMVEGGTEAKKAAEVSLASTDQAAVSIFLDEGYDAAQRLDDRITAYQLLATGSPEVKVAAEVALNGPRDDVRRFVQSGRYDAEDRDYQTAAHVSAVTSMIAGAAKNAATAQANAATAAQAAAKARNAATEAQKYAQQATGFANTAASAGTEAKNHADAATASANQAAQSAATAQQAATQARSDANLAQNHAANAAQSAAMAASAAAIANTAAAQASASAAQAGLDAAEAAEAATVATQAATTLQQEEDRAARLTKKLMNLSGIVSSEELDAANLAGGAAATQELKDARSVLGQGSILDFIIKEGGQLLLDFFGVTDVINCFTKGDIAACAMALISALPIGKIFKAGKVLGMIGKLVPKALEFVAKNKWARTVVEKYSATATSCVVGVAAKLASFNNSQSPTRAVITAGYSGSKTLKVNPANALRAAAGDKTCPLQPKNPASYVDSLGKALKDSAGKRIYTVGYLGRWAEQVVGLSTAGKPYLQIPNKNGIGFHFRVPDGVDANNLIDVKNVKKLYLTRQLEDFLAYAQSNKIDGNPGKLILYVGAHTEILGKIQEKIDKGVIVIRRLPADLANPGDWATPVFRPGVFP; this is translated from the coding sequence ATGGTATTCAGTATTCGGCGCGCCTTGCGTGCTTACTTGGTGGCGACGTCTGTCGTTGCTCTGCTGGTTGTTGCACTCGTTGCGGGTATGCTTTCCGGAGCTGAGCCATCCGCCGCTGTTTCTGGACCGTCTTCGAGCGATGCATCTCTGCCGCTGAGTCCGGCTGTCGACGCTGCCGGTGTTGTCAGGCTTTGGAAGTCCGGTGGCGAGACAACTCGTGAGGCTGCTAAGGCCGCATTGCAGGGTGGGCCGGAACAGATTCAGGCGTTCATCGCTGGTGGGCAGCATGACAGCCTGAACCAGGACTACCGGCTCATGACGCTGAAGCTGACTTTGTTCGGTGGAAAAACTGTCCGAACCAAAGCCCAAGAAGCCCTCGACACAAATACGGACACCTCCCTTCGCGAATTCGTCGCTACCGGTTGGAAGCAAGCATGGCTTACCGATGACCGGCTAGAAACTTATCAATTTCTCAACACCGGAACACCACAGGTCAAAAAGGCTGCACAGAAAGCCCTTAACGCGGGGACAGAAGCAGCCGTCCAGGACTTTATCCTGACCGGTCAAGAAGTCGCCAGTACCACCGACAACCGCATGAGCGCCTACCAGCTCCAAGCCTCCGGATCTCCAAGTGTTCAAACCGCTGCAGCAGCAGCACTCAATTCCAGTACCCCGAACGCGGTACAAGATTTCTTACGGTACGGTCAGTTCGTCGCAGCGTCCCACGACATCGAAACGGCCACTATTAGCCAGCTGGCCGCGCAAGCAAAGTCCGCTAGTGATCTATCCACGACACAAATGGCTCTGGCTCAAAAGTCCGCGGATCAAGCTGTTGACGCCGCTCGCATGGCTAAACAAGCAACAGCTCGCGCTGCCCAAGAAGCTGCAGCGGCCAAGGCCTCTGCAGCGAAGGCAGGCGCGGCCGCGAGCAGGGCCGCTTCCCTGGCGGATCAGGCAGCTCTAGCCGCTGATATCGCTGTCAATGCGGCCCAGGCTGCTCACGAAGCCATGTTGGCTGCAGCCAACGCTGCGGCCAACGCTGCGGCGGCTACCGCGCGGGCAAATAACGCCGCTGCCGCAGCCCAAAATTCTGCTGCCGCGGCCGCAAGTGACGCATCGCAGGCCGCTGCCGCCAAAGCTGCGGCCGTTCAGGCTCGTGACGCCGCAACCAACGCCAAGAAGGCCGTGGATGCTGTTGCCGCAGCCATAACTGCCGTCGAACAATCACTTATTGCCGCGAACTCCGCCTCTAGTGCCGGGGGCCACTCGCAGGCAGCCGCGGCTTCAGCGATGGCCGCCAGCAATGAAGCTGGTGTATCTGCCGAACAGGCAGCCCATGCCAGGGCCGCCGCAGGCCGAGCTGCCGCGGCCGCTGATCGTGCCGAACAAGCCACCCAACGAGTCATCGCCTTGGCCAACGAGACTAAGACCGTCGCTGAGGAAGCCCGAAAAGCTGCCAGTGAAGCAATAACCCATGCAAACAATGCCGCAGCGGCAGCAGATGACGCAGCTGCACACGCTGGCGTCGCCGCAACCGCTGCAGCAAAGTCCCAGCAAGCAGCCACGGCCGCAAAGTCAGCGGCCGATGCCGCGTCAGCCGCAGTCGCGCAAGCCAAGACTGTCGAAGCTACTGCTCGAAAAGTTGACGCAGCCAGACTGACCGCCGAGAAGGACTTTGGGATCAAGCGTGCCCAGGCCGCTGCTGACATCGAAGCGACCCGACTGCACGAAGAAAAAATGAGGGCCCAAGCGGCCACCACGGCAGCAGCCCAAACGGACTCCCTGGTAACCAAGTTGACGACGCCGGGTGCAGATCTTGATCAACTCATTCCCGAAGCTCGGATAGCCCTCGTAGGTTTGATGCAAGTAGGCGGTCCTTGGGTTCAAGCCGGCGCCCAGAACGCAATTACCGGTACGAACGAGCAAATCAAGGAGTACTTCACCGAAGGCCGCAGCGTTGCGGTCGAACAAGACGAATGGGACGAAGCACTCACCTACGTGGCCAGCGACAATGCAGACATCAGCTACGCGGCTGAAGAAGCTATGGAAACCAGCCCCGAAGACATCACCGAGTTCCTAACAACGGGTCACCAGGCCATTGAAAACCCGATCCAGCGTCAGGCCGCCTACAAGATTATGGTCGAGGGTGGAACCGAGGCTAAGAAAGCTGCCGAGGTGTCGCTGGCCAGTACCGACCAGGCCGCGGTCAGTATTTTCCTCGATGAAGGCTACGACGCCGCCCAGCGCCTTGATGACCGCATAACCGCCTACCAACTTCTTGCCACGGGCAGTCCTGAAGTCAAAGTTGCCGCCGAAGTAGCCCTGAACGGGCCACGTGATGATGTCCGCCGCTTCGTGCAATCAGGCAGGTACGACGCCGAAGACCGTGACTATCAAACCGCCGCCCACGTTTCAGCCGTGACCTCTATGATCGCTGGAGCTGCGAAAAACGCAGCAACAGCGCAAGCCAATGCGGCCACCGCAGCCCAAGCAGCGGCCAAGGCAAGGAACGCCGCAACCGAAGCCCAAAAGTACGCACAACAAGCCACAGGCTTCGCAAACACTGCAGCATCAGCAGGCACTGAAGCGAAGAACCACGCAGATGCAGCAACCGCCTCAGCGAACCAAGCCGCCCAATCTGCAGCGACCGCACAGCAAGCCGCAACCCAAGCCCGCAGCGACGCTAACCTCGCTCAAAACCACGCAGCCAATGCCGCCCAATCTGCAGCAATGGCAGCATCAGCAGCAGCCATTGCCAACACTGCCGCAGCCCAAGCATCCGCATCAGCAGCGCAAGCCGGCCTGGACGCCGCCGAGGCTGCAGAAGCTGCAACGGTTGCAACGCAAGCTGCCACAACACTCCAACAGGAGGAAGACCGGGCGGCCAGACTCACAAAAAAACTGATGAATCTATCCGGGATCGTTTCCAGCGAAGAACTGGATGCGGCAAATCTCGCTGGCGGGGCCGCTGCCACTCAAGAGCTCAAAGACGCTCGATCGGTCCTCGGCCAAGGGAGCATCCTCGACTTCATCATCAAAGAAGGCGGCCAACTCCTCCTAGACTTCTTCGGCGTCACCGACGTTATCAATTGCTTCACCAAAGGCGACATCGCCGCCTGCGCCATGGCCCTCATCAGTGCACTGCCCATCGGGAAAATCTTCAAAGCAGGCAAAGTCCTCGGCATGATCGGCAAGCTCGTCCCCAAAGCCCTAGAATTCGTCGCCAAAAACAAATGGGCCCGGACCGTCGTTGAGAAGTACTCAGCAACTGCTACATCATGCGTAGTCGGTGTCGCGGCGAAACTCGCCAGCTTCAATAATTCCCAAAGCCCAACACGAGCCGTGATAACAGCAGGTTACTCTGGGTCAAAGACCTTGAAGGTCAACCCGGCAAACGCACTGAGGGCCGCTGCAGGAGACAAGACTTGTCCACTTCAACCCAAGAACCCTGCGAGCTACGTCGACTCGCTGGGGAAGGCCCTCAAAGACTCCGCCGGTAAGAGAATCTACACTGTGGGCTACCTTGGACGGTGGGCAGAACAAGTCGTCGGTCTGTCGACTGCTGGGAAGCCATACCTACAAATCCCAAACAAGAATGGGATTGGATTTCATTTCCGCGTCCCTGATGGTGTCGACGCGAATAACCTAATCGACGTAAAAAATGTCAAGAAGCTATACCTGACGCGCCAACTTGAAGATTTCTTAGCGTACGCCCAAAGCAATAAAATCGACGGGAACCCAGGGAAACTCATACTTTACGTTGGTGCTCACACCGAGATCTTGGGTAAAATTCAAGAAAAAATCGACAAGGGCGTCATCGTAATTCGACGTCTCCCCGCGGATCTTGCCAATCCCGGAGATTGGGCAACCCCTGTCTTTCGGCCCGGGGTTTTCCCTTAG